The genomic segment GTTCACAACCGTTAGGTTCTGTCTGACTTGGACACAAATTACACGCATGGAGTAATAAGCGGTGTTTGTGctacacacaacaaaaacacttgtcATGTTTCCACAGCCAGACTCTCTAATCATTATCCAAACTTACAAGTCAACTTTGAGCACATTAGCTGCTGATCTGACAGCCTACGCCTCTCACAGAAACCCGTCAGGCAGAAATCCCCCGTCAGCCTGAAGCCGAGGTGTGGCAGAGAGTGACTGGTACAAGTGTTAGGAAACAGTGATGAGAATCACTGAGTGCATTGATATTCCAAAGAGGGCTTGGTCCCTTGATGAAATACTGATCATGCTGCAGCTTGTGTGGGTAATTGTCAGACTATAGACTAAGCGCCTACCAACTCCTAGAACATGGCTTCGTCCTTAGGTGTTTTtgcaataaacaacacaaatattctTTACTATAATCTACTGGCTGCACCGAATATAACAACTGAGGCTGTATTCATATAGCATTCTTTTAAACAAACAGTTCCAAAGTGTTTTATACACATAGAAGCAAGCATTACTAATGGTATGAAACACGAAACTGAGAGAATTGATGAACCAAAACAGAGTTACAACATGTATAATCAAAAAAgtaagaatttattacaaaaatgtaacagtacattaaaggaaaaatgaagcaaaacagatATGGAGGTCTATAAAAAGGCTTGCATGTCAAGATGGCTTTTGCaatgtatgtattttgtatgtttcaACAGAATATTGTAAATTATTCTAAAGTTTACACAAAGCCAATAAAGGGGCACAAGAACAGATAATTCTTGTTAATAGTCAGTAAACTGCATTTTGAACAACTGTAAGTGCTTTTCAGAGCGACTTGAATGAGGAACGTGTCGCGTGAATTACAATAATCCAGatggaagaaatgaaaagaaatagtTAACATTTTAAGATATGTAAAAGACAAGATACATATGGCTTAATACATTGGCTTAAGAAAACTGGATGAGCTTAGTAATATTATGGTCAACAGTCATATACTGATTAAAGATGATGCCAAGATGCCTAGTAATAGGTTTGATATTTGGGTGAAATGGATCAATAAGCTGATCAACTGTAGTTGCAAACATAGGTCCAATTAAAAGAATTTCTCTTTAACCAGGGCTTAGATGGAGAAAACTACTGGACATCCAATCTTTAGTGGTGGCTAAGCAATCACAAAGGGAAGACAGTTGTTTCGGGGTATCAggtcttgtagaaaaatagagTATCATCTGCATAATGGAGCTACGACATGTTAAAAGTGGCCGAACAgatgacaaaaagaaagcaTGTAGAATAACAAGAGAATTGATCCAAGAACTCACCCCTGAGGGACCTCACAAAGCAGGAGGAACTAAGGAGGATGCATGATTATTGATGCAAACGATAAAATATCTAATAAGTAAGTAAGAATGAAACCAGCTGATGCAACAGAAATACACTCAAcagaaatataaatgcaacacttttgtttttgctcccattttttatgagatgaactcaaagatctaaaactttttccacatacacaatatcaccatttctctcaaatattgttcacaaatctgtctaaatctgtgatagtgagcacttctcctttgctgagataatccatcccacctcacaggtgtgccatatcaagatgctgattagacaccatgattagtgcacaggtgtgccttagactgcccacaataaaaggccactctgaaaacACACTTATGTAAACTATCAAACTCACTAATAGTATCACTATAGTGTCAGTATGCAGATGGATGTAGTAAAAGTGTGTGGTTAAAACAACAGTACCTTCAGTAACTGCTGCCTTCCTCAGTGCATCTATCTGCTCCTGTTTCTTCTGGACTGTGTTCCTCAGTAGCTCCTGGtactctctctctttttcactCAGCTGACTCAGCAgtctgaaacacaacacaaacaatcaTTACCAGTCAGCAGACATCGGTGCAACTAAAAACTGGCATTCATCATAGCGTCCTGCTTATAAAGACGCCTATATTATGATTTTTCATACTTTTACgccaaaaaatattacatttaaattccaGATTACTTAgctgtgaaaacatttaaaagggAAATCAAAAATTGATAATTAGTGGTAGTTTGTTAAAGACAGAATCTTTTCAAATTTTtaggtaaaaaaaatcatcgtgaTAAAGACAACAGTTGAGTGCTACCTCCTGGTCTCTAGTCGCAGGTCTCTCAGTTTCTCGCTGAGGGGACAGTTAGTGTTAAGGATGATGTCTGTAGGGGAGTCTGGGCTCTCTGTAGGCAGGACCTCATTTATGGGTGCTGGCTGCTGTATGTGTACTGGCGCCACCAGGTGGTCAGGGACAAGAGCTACGGGAGTGTCTGGGTCAGCATACTGTTCATCGGGAGTGCTGTCCTCAATCTCAAATGAGGACTGCAGTTGGAGTTTTAGTTCTGAGAGGCAGACAATAGGGTGGCAAGGGTGGTAGACATACAGATAAACAAGCaagcaaatgaataaatgacaaaaataaacacagcgGATacataatgaaagaaaatatgaacTGAAGAGCTGCTTGACAATTAGTCTTTGGCATAAATATGCAGTTTTCAATTGTTTCTTTCCATTAAACCCCAACTGTTCAACATGATACTGAATGAAATATATGCCAGCTGTACCTGGTAGTAGTACAGTTATAGCATCCTGTACCGCCTGCCTCAGCAGATTATCCAGAGCAAACATCCAATGAGGTTTCACCTGTTGCTGCCTCAACACCTTCTTCACCTAAATACGGAGAAAATATTACTTAATATTAGCTTAGTATAAACAGAAGGAGACTCAGGGATACTTTTGATGCGCTGtatctttaaaaaatcttgCCAAACCAAGATCGGCATAATCATCAGGAAAATCTGTCTTGGCTCAGAGGTAACTTACTGCATCTTGGAAGCTAAAGAGCACCGCCTGTAGGCTGTTCAGAGGTACTGCGGCCGCAAGCAGCGTCTCTCGTAGGTCCAACAGTCCACTGGTCAGCTGTTTCCTGTCTGGAGAGCGGATGTTGTCTCCCAAACAGGTAATAAGTGTGGTGATGTGGTCTGCAGTGACAGACGATCCATCCCCATacttttggtagaaaaaaaggGGAAAGGAAATGAGGATGCAtttgtatttcttgttttggaagATTTCATCTCTCAATAGTCCTCTTCACCTGGATGAACACTTTCTTAAGAGTTGACCCAATATGATATGTTTATGTGAAAACAACGATACTAATAATGTTCATGACTCAATCACCAAAATTTCTGTTCCTCCCTAAGCCTTTGGGATTATAATGAAGACATCTGTCCTTTAGGTGTGAATAAAAATCATAAGACAAAATCTGGACGTCAACTCTTATACTTTCATTAATTCTGGCACTCCAAAAAAAGTCCCTCTTAAGTGCATACAAGTTGAGACAACGAAAAATtataaaggaaaaagaaggagggaaaaaaggatAATTTATACTGACAGCTGCAATAGTTCTGATGAAATGTGCCGCATGATATCAGACATGACAGCATTTAATTGGAAAACAACTGCCAAATAACTCAGCCAAAGCTGCCTTATTAACTCAGAGGCaaatttcatttgtaaaatttgCACTCACTGCAAATAGTCATGCCTGTGGCTGCTGTATCTTTTGTAGGTTCATTTTTGGGATGCCACAATGccaacagcaacacaaaacGATTTGCGTAACATCGATCTGAGAACAGAACAGTCCAGGGTTATTCGACACAATCTTTGCCTATAAACTAAACTTCCAgatgctgaaaaacatcccatCACaactaactagaaaagcactgagagagtgcagacctccgccaaggatagagaggaaaacaggaaactcatgcagtaaaggatcatgagctggaattgaacctgcgtctctgacacagttctgtttacgaaccaccttcttaaccagttgagctatctggacaccttgctctaatttgttggacgacatactaacctatgatgtttttgtcatattttggaccacatactaaaacatactaaaaaattcaatgtgatccagaatccaggatcctttccggattgccaccaaaattaaacaagctcttcctcttaccatagtctacatcccctcaaaatttcatgtgaatctgcccaggcgtttttgagttatcttgctaacagacagacagacagacacacaaacaccgggtgtcacataacctccttggcggaggtaattactTGAGACCCAAGAGTCAGCCTgagaattttaaagaaaatttctGTGCCATGCACTTAATAAACTCTATATTTTGACATGCTGTTGAGCCTTTCCTTCACCCACCTGAGGCACAGACTCCTGTATATTTGAGACGACGCTACTGATATATTCAGTGAGGACTCGGTGGAGTGTGGCTCTTCTTTCACTGTCCTTTCTCAGCATAAAAAGACCAATATTCTCCTCTGTTGCGGCCGGACTGCTCAGGTCCGATGCAGAATCGTCTGGTATTCTGGACAGCAGAGGGCAGCAAAGAGAAGACCCAAACAAAATCAATgaatacagattttaaaaacaagcaataaatATGCTGAAATGAAAAGGAGGTGCAAATTAGAATAATCAAATCGATAATATATGTGTGATTTACAGGTTTTTGATAGGTAATACAAGGTAACTGCTGACTGTGGCATCACATCCCATTTATTTTTACCCAGACAGGATGTAACTTCACCAGGCTCACAAATCGAAACCATAGCGTGGTTTGTCACTGATGTAAGATCCTGCAAATTTGGTGCAGAAAAAAGAAGGCTTTGATTTTCTGTTGAACAATAATGCAACTCACGGCAAGAAGCTGCTGGTGCTGGGTGGGCTCTCTGGCGTTTCATCTGTTCTGAGGTTTGACTGGTGCCTCCTCAGGTCCAGAGAACAAGACAGATCAATTGAGTCGGAGTATGAATCGGTGTCCTCCACAAGGATGGAGACCGGGACAGACAGGCTGCGCTGATAATCAGCTGCAAAACCAAATGAGATTGCGTTAGATACTGTATGTCATTGTTAAAAAATCTCTGACATTTACTAGGTTTCACAGCAACACTTAATAGGTGCAAAGAACAAGACAAATAGGGATGTAATACAGTGAATGTGACAATGATGCAATGGGGGGAAACAATACAACCCTAGAAGATTTTGCAATAAGAATGGAACGTAATTTAGATAAACTAGACGGCAAAAGCAGACAAGAGAAGCAATATGTGACTTTCAAGTGTGATAAAGCCTCACTAGTAGAAAGGTAGTCCTTAGGTCCTGATTCCTGTGGAGCTTTAGCCTTCTTCCTTCTGGAAGAATTGAGGAAGACATCCTTCAACAGCTCTGCAGCTGAGGTTCTGTCATCTGGGTTTGGCTCAAAACAGTTCATGATGAAGTCCTTGGCCTCATCTGACATGCACTCTGGAACCTTGGGGTGGATCTTAAACATGCCCACCTGAATGGGATTGTTTAAAGTGTAATGACAGAAAAGGATTTTAAAGGAGATGATAGTATTTCCGATAAAGAGGAAATCGTTTATGTTCATCGAGAATTATAATGCTGTGCTGGATATGCTAATTTCTTTCTGTAGCTGTACAGATGTTGTGTCAGTGTTCTTCCAATAAGTACGTGATTTGTAAATAGTGGTCATGTTCACTCCCAATTAGGGATTGTGACTGACAAACTCAGGTTTTTATTGGCACTAAATTAAGCCAAATAAAACACTGACTGCACAAAACATGGAAGTTAAAAGTTAGGAAATGATCAAATACAATTAATGCTGTTTGAATTAGCAATAGCTGTACCAAATACAGTAATAATCCATTCAAAAATTGTCAGTCTAAAATTTATTATGGCATTTCATTCCACAGGCAAAACAAGCTACTTGTTCTACTAATGTCTACtgtcactgtttaaaaaaaaactgcaactgCTCAATTTCCTTTTATGTAACCACCACAACTTTCACCTTCTTACCTTGAACATGGCAGCCTGAGGACTGCCTAGCTCATGAAAGGGTGTTTTGCCTGTTGCCATTTCTATGATAGTGCACCCTAGGGACCAGATGTCTGCTGGCTTCCCATAACCTCGAGGCCCTTGGTCTATAATCTCAGGGGCCATGTACTGAAGAGTTCCTATAGAAAAGTCACCAGAAAAGTAATTTAATACAGTTACTAGCCTGCAGGTATAAAAATTCAGTATATccttttaatgtatttaaaaagagacataaatgtCAGCCGCTCACCAGCAAACGTCTCAGTGCAGGGGTTAATCCCTGCTAACCGTTTAGAAGTTCCAAAATCAGAGATCTTCAGCACGCCACTATAGGTGTTGATCAATACATTGTCGCCCTATAGGAGAGGCAAGACAAATACTACTATACTATACCAAGGTaagttgaaaatatttttgatattttaataaGATGATTATTTGCCATTGGTTCTAGGGTTCTCTGCTCACCTTAATGTCTCTGTGGACTATCTGATTATCATGAAGGTATTTCAATCCCTCAAGGATCTGCTTGGTGTAGAAGATGATGGTGGCTTCATTGTCTTTCAGAGGACCCCATTTAGAGCGCAGAAGAGACGATAAACTTCCTAGAAGCAGCAAAGCAAAATTTTAAGATCATATTATTTTTagttaaaggtttttttttttaaagttattccacacatgcacatgaagggatagaaatgaacaaaatgctATTTCTACTTTTAATGTCACACTCAAAGACTAACTGTAAGGGAGTTATTCATCTTTATTTGTAACGTCAAACAAAGATATGGATTGAAattgttcacatttccaatGAAAGATTTCAAATGTCATTTTCTTACGATGACGTCAttgtctgaaatgtttttctgcaATGAACAGGAAGTCTTTGGATCCACCCACTTCTTTAAAACTGGCTTCCAGTGACTGTTACACAATCACACATGCATTAACAAATCCAAACACATGATTTCCTTAATGCTTAATAAAGGGAGGATCGTGTTACAAAGTCACAATCCCTGTAGAACAGTCAGACAAGAAATGCAGACTTGAAGTCTGTGACAGTGTTTCCGTATGTTTTGGAATTTCCAAGCAACAAAGAAAGGGCTTCTGTCCAAGCCCTCAGTGCTCCAAAGAACAGTTCTTCCTAGTGACCTAATATTACTATGTGAGTGTGTAATTATTAGGTTGTACATTACATTGAAATTGAATGACGTATTTGTCAGAGCCGTTAGATGAATTAGTAATTCTTTCCACAtcaaatgaaagtgaaaatgcATCAGTACCTGCATAGGCAGAAACAATTACTTAAGAATTTAACGAAATTGAAAGAAATTATGACACCACATCAAAAAGGCTTCCTTCCTGCCTTTATATGTATCATAACTAATTTTAAATACCATCTGCTAATTCTAGTCAGACACACTACcagaaagtacaaaaacattGCTTAAAAGTTTTAAATTATTAGAGCTGACTAATGTAATCTGGTAATGGATATTTACCCTTGATTGGTATCTCCTGCTAAAAGTATTAAAGTTTAaatcttttgcatttttacctCCTGGCACTTCTTCCATGAAGATCTTGATAAAACCATCCTGACTGACAGAACCCAGGTACTGAACgatatttctgtgtttaagCCTCTTGTGTAGAGCTATCTCCTCGTGGAGCGGCTGGGAGTACCTGGGCAACACAAAGGCATAAAACTGTGATTGAAAGATTTTACAAAATCAACAATACAACATCCCattacagcttttatttcaaaacatgCAGAAACCCTGTGGCATGCAGAAATTGTGTTTCTTGGGTAAACAAATCCACACAAACAACTGCTTAAATCTGGTGTTTCAAAACActctcattttaaataaatcaccaTTATGGGTCAAACAGTACAGCAGAAGCTTACCTAAATTGTGTCAACTGTATTTTAAGCTGAATTTCCTCTCTGATACATACAGGGTATACAGCATTTATTagataaaatgaaacttttctGAAAACTGCCATTAATATATAGGAGGTACAAAGAATGTAAGTGTTACTAAATGATCAGGTTTGTCTTTGAAGTAAAGAAATGTGAAAGTCTGTGGGATGCTATTGCTTAACTTCCCACTTTAAAAGCTCAAAAAAACCATTAGCTGATATTGTAGAGGATTCCTTTGGATTCCTCTTGTAGATACACATGCCCCCCAAATAGCAAAACTGTTGATGGCgtaacaaagcaaaaatggaaaGTCTAAACCCTCATTCATCTACCCAAATGTCCCTAAAAAGCACTGGGGAGCTGACAACGCTACAGAGTGTGATCTCTGCCAAATCCCTTCCCGTTAAGGAGATTGTCTGAAGACCATTAGAGAAACAGTGCAGCTTAGAATTCCCGAGGGAAAGATGACTGAATAGAAAACATGTTTCTCATACGTGCTGTCTTTCTCAGGGATCTCCTTGATGGCGATGCGTACTTGGTTGCTCAGGTCTCGTCCTGCGTAAACAACACCATACGTCCCTTTACCAAGAACCACCTTGTTGCCATTCTCGTTGGTCTCATAGATGTACTGCAGAATAAGATGAAGACAGCATGAAAGAATACGGAGTGGCTGGATGTGAAGTGTCAGCAGAACTGTGAGGAATTTCACAAGAGAAGGAGAAATGCGCAAAGAAAGAGGTAGCAAGTGAGATGTAAAATAGAGCCTGCGCTGCATCAGAGGAATAAAGGACTGTGACTGACCTCTAGAATTCCTTCAGTTAGATGTTCGAGGTCATGAGGATTGTCTTCAGCCTGCTGAAGCAGGGAGTTCACCAACTCGCAGAAACTATCAAGAAAACATTGAGAGAAGACATTAATGTAGATGAGAATATCTGGAGTTTCAGTGAATGTCAGTTCAAGTTAAGAGAACACAAATAGCCAAAGATTTAACTGTGGGTTTTTGCCACAGAATTTACCCATAAGGGCAAGTGTCCAGTTTGTGAGAGAAATTCCCCTTTTCCTAGAATAACCAGTGCACAGACTGAACCTgagcttgtttgtgtttttttttcacaacaagacacacaaatgcatgtACCTCTTATAGAATTGACATTAATCAGGCATAGATGATTTAGTATAAAAGCTCAGTCTCAGTTATAAATGAGAAACCTGTTATCCCCACCCCAACCACTCCCACAACCCCCCTCAGCCCCACTCTCActccaaccggtcgaggcagatggccgccttccctgagctgcttctgtctggggtttgtttttttttcctccctgttaAATGTGTGGCTTTTTGCTTCCTTCCCACTGTTGCCAACTGCTTGTTCACAGGAAATCCAAAGAGAATTtagttattttggttttctgatCAGAATTTGTAAGGTCTTCCTCTTTGTATATTAGGTGCCATGAGATGACTATGTTGTGAAttagtgctatataaatacaactgaattgaactgaagcATGCTACCAATGCCTGTCTGTTTCCAATATTGATAAATCTGGCactacattaaaaccaccttccAAATATTGTGTAGGTTACCGCCATGCCACAAAAACAGCTCAGGATCATCAGGCCATGGCCATGAGACCTCTGGGGACATGCTGTGGGTCGCTagcaacagattttttttgtggatcTGGCTTCTACAGGCACATCCTTTTAATGCTCCATCAAACTGGGATCTTGGTAGTTTGGAGACCAGGCCAATGCCTCGGGCTCTATGTTGTTTCTGGCACCAATCCTGAGTAGTCTTTGTTTTGTGGTGGGTCACACTATCATGCTGGGGGAGACCTTGCCATAGGGAGTGTGTTTGATGTGGGACAATGTCAACGTGGGTGGAATGAACACATGcagtaacatccacataaatgccGTTAACCAAGGTCGagtccatgttcaggccttctcagtatccactgtctgacccacacaactctgtctctccttctctcttttctccttctgtcaacagcttgttgcaatctgaggaggttctgattctgctgctggactagtgcaccaatcatagcaagtctctcagcatccatggtgatacagttttactgtaactttgagcaaattcgatatagatgaggtctgaactcagcggcagctcgattccaaatgagctcctggtccatttctccccgtatttatagccaaattctggtcccgctccgacacctctataccaacgccaaaccaaagttcatcgccgccatggatcgctgcttcaacgcccgacaccgttccagcaaccccgtgtccgctcgtaaaacgcttacaattgctccaccgaagtttgtgcaacgtttaatcgccgcccgggcaacgctggcgaagcagcggtggtccagcgttcaagatttctgcgttggcctagcggacccaagcgtccacgaacttgcgtctggcggtgccaaactttgactgggcgtTGGTGGAGCGGGGGTGAACTTTGCCGGGGCGGAAAATTGCCCCATCCTCCTCgctcgcaatattttgtgcagctcataactttcggagcggtaggagggctcctccagaaacatcagcggtggccgaacgtatacggcgttgctttaacgggggccaacttctgttaaacggtAGTGAACAGTTACGAgcggtgatgaatttttttcaccgctccaggaacgctccagcaaagttcgggcggtgtgaccgggcctttaaCGAGATGATCAATACTGACACttgtctgtggttttaatgctgtggctgatcagtgtatattgGTTTTgactgacaatttttttttcatatgagATTCCTCAGTAAAACTGTACATTATTCTGACCAGGAACCTGATTGGTCATGTAGACACAACCTTTGTTTGTTGCCTCAAATGAATGAGTCAGtgtaaatcacaaaaataaattcCAGCATTGTTTCATCGCTACTAGCTACAGTTAACATGTAAGTACGCAGGCAGTTTCAATTTTACTTtagtttgtttggaaagagtTCCAACGAAAACAATCCTGAGAAGGCAGGATGTTGTAATCTGAGAAAAGTAAATCATTTAGCAATGCTTTGAGTAGCACAAACAAAACTGAGTTCACTCACAGCAGAGGTTACAGCAGTTACCCTCACAACTGAATCTATCTGTAGTGCGAGATGGCAGTGGAGGctagacaattttttttctgtgcatgcGTGATTTGGGTCAAGTGGCTTTTGAAGCaagagtaaaaaagaaaaattaaaaattgccCTAAGGGGATTTCTGAGAGGGCAATAAAGGAAATATGACTCATAGAGAGTTATTACATCACACTTCGTCTGGAAAAGCTGGTTTGCCTGTTTCCCCGTTGACATCCTAATAATCTTCCTCCACCCTGCACTGATGGTCTGTTTACGTTTATCAGGCCAGTCAGTTGGTCAGTGAACAAGTCATCCACACGAcctcacacacacgcataaacacaaacaaaccgcCTTGCTGTGTCTTCGTAAATCTAATAGCCACTCACCCTTTACAGTGACTCTCAGAGGGGAAGCAGAGCTGGAAGTCATCGGAGTTGTAGTGGACATAGAGGAAGCAGCTCCGCTCATCGATCTTTGAAGCACTTCAGAGAGACAGAAGCAAATACATACTGGAATTAGTCAAAGCTCCATTGTATTTGTTTAGATAATCCGTATGGAAATGGGATTCTGCTGAACACACTAGACACTGTCGCAGTCACTACACAGTCTTTATCTGTTAAGCCCATTCTGTTGTATTGAAGCAATGGCAAATGTTTGATTTCTAGAGTACGCTTTAGGTAAATGAATGGGGAGCAATGTCATTAAATCATTAACGCAGATGAAAAGGAAGAACCCACTCCGATAGAAAAGGCGCTTTTCACCTTTCCGCAGTGATACCAGTCTGATGAAATTGTTTGGGTGTTATAAGCTGCCCAGCACCTGATGGTTTTGGGTATTTGCTAAAAATTGCCCAAGCGGCAAATTCGCAGACAAGACAAGG from the Acanthochromis polyacanthus isolate Apoly-LR-REF ecotype Palm Island chromosome 12, KAUST_Apoly_ChrSc, whole genome shotgun sequence genome contains:
- the si:ch211-1i11.3 gene encoding mitogen-activated protein kinase kinase kinase 5, which translates into the protein MYTSERRRMSLREVKRRDPVWVSAGSLWQDSLAMELSVSSGSGKPIISPRSRSRAVSVAYIVNEDASVPQTEENLSLKCLKEACADAHAAFKSISFERISLGTTDILDSFYNADVAVVEMSDTFCQPSLFYHLGVRESFSMTNNIILYCYKQDSDLQAVKEQCGSYTFIPYVVSPQGKVFACDATMMTCIKELMQPSFQLEPLLTPLVERLVHLLNNVHIQSSEYFRESIRHEIRIARERFSGQALSEELSRIQKRLDSVELLTPDIVMNLLLSYRDIQDYDAMIKLVETLNNLPMCLITRHQNIKFHYIFALNRRSHPGDRAKALELILPIVESANKVASDVYCLCGRIYKDIFMNSGFTDQRSRDQAGYWYGKAFETEPTIHSGINNVVLLMAAGHEFETSIELRKIGVTISTLLGRKGSLEKMKDYWDVGFYLGANILAREHRKVIEASEKLYRLKAPIWFVASIMETYILYRQFAKLPEVRSPKQEIVDFWMELLLQTCKPTISTDRCPVLILEPSKVLQPAIVCVSEEDESRTVQLKHVTTLKKGLHQWTFPASAIRGVSASKIDERSCFLYVHYNSDDFQLCFPSESHCKGFCELVNSLLQQAEDNPHDLEHLTEGILEYIYETNENGNKVVLGKGTYGVVYAGRDLSNQVRIAIKEIPEKDSTYSQPLHEEIALHKRLKHRNIVQYLGSVSQDGFIKIFMEEVPGGSLSSLLRSKWGPLKDNEATIIFYTKQILEGLKYLHDNQIVHRDIKGDNVLINTYSGVLKISDFGTSKRLAGINPCTETFAGTLQYMAPEIIDQGPRGYGKPADIWSLGCTIIEMATGKTPFHELGSPQAAMFKVGMFKIHPKVPECMSDEAKDFIMNCFEPNPDDRTSAAELLKDVFLNSSRRKKAKAPQESGPKDYLSTTDYQRSLSVPVSILVEDTDSYSDSIDLSCSLDLRRHQSNLRTDETPESPPSTSSFLPIPDDSASDLSSPAATEENIGLFMLRKDSERRATLHRVLTEYISSVVSNIQESVPQYGDGSSVTADHITTLITCLGDNIRSPDRKQLTSGLLDLRETLLAAAVPLNSLQAVLFSFQDAVKKVLRQQQVKPHWMFALDNLLRQAVQDAITVLLPELKLQLQSSFEIEDSTPDEQYADPDTPVALVPDHLVAPVHIQQPAPINEVLPTESPDSPTDIILNTNCPLSEKLRDLRLETRRLLSQLSEKEREYQELLRNTVQKKQEQIDALRKAAVTEDGELTSKKSSNPERKALVRWLKSVPVDQDTIDKLLSHGFTLDCLLHMASRDDLMYCGIRGGMLCRVWAAITARRKAKLSTHNEDCEDTLL